A region of Micropterus dolomieu isolate WLL.071019.BEF.003 ecotype Adirondacks linkage group LG01, ASM2129224v1, whole genome shotgun sequence DNA encodes the following proteins:
- the LOC123977268 gene encoding actin-related protein 3, protein MAGRLPACVVDCGTGYTKLGYAGNTEPQFIIPSCIAIKESAKVGDQAQRRMMRGVDDLDFFIGDEAIEKPSYATKWPIRHGIVEDWDLMERFMEQIIFKYLRAEPEDHYFLLTEPPLNTPENREYTAEIMFESFNVPGLYIAVQAVLALAASWTSRQVGERTLTGTVIDSGDGVTHVIPVAEGYVIGSCIKHIPIAGRDITYFTQQLLREREVGIPPEQSLETAKAVKERFSYVCPDLVKEFNKYDTDGSKWIKQYTGINAISKKEFTIDVGYERFLGPEIFFHPEFANPDFTQPISEVVDEVIQNCPIDVRRPLYKNIVLSGGSTMFRDFGRRMQRDLKRTVDARLKMSEELSGGKLKPKPIDVQVITHHMQRYAVWFGGSMLASTPEFYQVCHTKKDYEEIGPSICRHNPVFGVMS, encoded by the exons ATGGCTGGTCGGCTACCGGCTTGTGTTGTTGACTGTGGTACGGG GTATACAAAGCTTGGTTATGCAGGAAATACAGAACCACAGTTCATCATACCATCAT GTATTGCAATCAAAGAATCGGCCAAGGTCGGAGACCAGGCCCAGCGCAGGATGATGAGGGGTGTTGATGACCTGGACTTCTTCATCGGGGATGAAGCCATCGAAAAACCCTCATATGCAACAAAG TGGCCCATCCGTCACGGGATAGTGGAAGACTGGGACCTGATGGAGAGATTTATGGAGCAGATCATCTTCAAGTATCTGCGGGCAGAACCTGAAGACCATTACTTTCTTTTG ACAGAACCTCCTCTCAACACACCGGAAAACAGAGAGTATACAGCAGAGATCATGTTTGAGTCATTCAATGTCCCAGGTCTCTATATCGCTGTTCAG GCTGTCCTGGCGCTGGCTGCCTCCTGGACATCCAGACAGGTGGGAGAACGGACCCTGACAGGGACTGTGATCGACAGTGGCGATGGAGTCACACACGTCATCCCAGTG GCTGAAGGCTACGTCATCGGTAGCTGCATTAAGCACATCCCCATCGCCGGTCGAGACATCACATACTTCACCCAACAGCTGCTGAGGGAACGAGAGGTGGGGATACCTCCTGAACAGTCCCTGGAGACGGCTAAAGCTGTCAAG gaaCGGTTTAGCTACGTCTGCCCCGACCTTGTGAAGGAGTTTAACAAGTACGACACAGATGGCTCCAAGTGGATCAAACAGTACACGGGCATCAACGCCATCTCAAAGAAGGAGTTCACCATCGACGTCGGCTACGAGCGCTTCCTGGGGCCTGAGATCTTCTTCCACCCTGAG TTTGCCAACCCAGACTTCACCCAGCCGATCTCGGAGGTGGTGGACGAAGTTATCCAGAACTGTCCCATTGACGTCAGACGCCCACTGTACAAG AACATCGTGCTCTCCGGAGGCTCCACTATGTTCAGGGACTTTGGCAGACGCATGCAGAGGGACCTCAAGCGGACTGTGGACGCACGACTGAAGATGAGCGAAGAGCTGAGTGGCGGCAAACTGAAG CCCAAGCCCATCGACGTGCAAGTCATCACTCACCACATGCAGAGGTACGCTGTGTGGTTTGGAGGATCAATGCTGGCATCTACT CCTGAGTTTTACCAGGTGTGCCACACCAAGAAAGACTACGAGGAGATTGGGCCGAGCATCTGCCGCCACAACCCCGTATTCGGAGTCATGTCTTAG
- the LOC123977278 gene encoding transmembrane protein 182-like: MSAAERLKVLLFLALFFGATGFLFTLLSCGTEYWLLAAESCSQPGDSYGGSSLSERKGSTKAIHGVRIFHEGLFWRCSFLTLSNEYSIWDLWISNQPPSKVCQAAFLFPFPVNEPIGSWVEPHGLPTEPYEHHSAIVFRTFWSIFLFSGLTGAVIGGFVVICAGPLANQKLYKVGGALQLCGGLCLLAVVVMYLMWVEVLDTLEQFARHQRISSCPSFHLSIQHGPSFLLAPVAVFFCLLAGLLFILVGRSIQGIRLHKRNKIPDSSRI; the protein is encoded by the exons ATGTCTGCTGCTGAGAGGCTGAAGGTGCTACTCTTCTTAGCTTTGTTTTTCGGAGCAACGGGGTTTCTGTTCACACTGCTCTCCTGTGGGACGGAGtactggctgctggctgctgaGTCCTGCAGCCAGCCAGGGGACAGCTATGGAGGAAGTAGCCTGAGCGAAAGGAAGGGCAGCACCAAG GCTATACATGGTGTGAGGATCTTCCATGAGGGTCTGTTTTGGCGGTGCTCTTTCCTGACTCTTTCAAATGAATACTCTATATGGGACCTGTGGATCT CAAACCAGCCACCATCAAAGGTCTGCCAGGCCGCTTTCCTCTTCCCGTTTCCTGTTAATGAGCCAATTGGATCATGGGTGGAGCCACACGGTTTACCCACAGAACCGTATGAACACCACTCTGCCATTG TTTTTAGAACCTTCTGGAGCATCTTCCTCTTCTCAGGCTTGACGGGCGCCGTCATTGGTGGATTTGTTGTTATCTGTGCCGGCCCGCTGGCCAATCAAAAACTCTATAAAGTGGGTGGGGCCCTTCAGCTTTGTGGAG GTCTGTGCCTGCTGGCAGTGGTGGTGATGTATCTGATGTGGGTCGAGGTCCTGGACACTTTGGAGCAGTTTGCCCGGCATCAGAGAATCTCCAGTTGCCCCTCTTTCCACCTCAGCATCCAGCACGGTCCTTCGTTCCTCCTGGCTCCCGTCGCTGTCTTCTTCTGCTTGCTGGCTGGCCTCCTCTTCATCCTGGTTGGTCGGAGTATTCAGGGGATACGGCTGCATAAAAGAAACAAGATTCCTGATTCTTCCAGAATCTGA